A window of Nicotiana tabacum cultivar K326 chromosome 24, ASM71507v2, whole genome shotgun sequence contains these coding sequences:
- the LOC142178073 gene encoding uncharacterized protein LOC142178073 — translation MVTSWVLNSLSKDIADSVEYANDAVELWTELEDRYKQTNGAILYQIQKEINDLTQRDLDITNYYTKMKKLWKELSNLSMKVQCNCQCNCGAKEKLYKAEQDRRLIQFLMGLNEIYTIGNTNSNTQGNANFRINYRANNQSIGGRTSRPFGDYCKTIGHTRDRYYKLHGYPQNYTLGPSINTKGKYFMANAHVAPTEELSVKEDGSILQDKQHNMATIGITKEQYGQLVNLLQHLQGTNGEDSDDTHLSNGAVNFAGIMACSFSVSHGNSHCKCFRTMSDTWIVDSGASRHLTYNKSIFLEIRPLYYPLLVALSNGYKVKVTEIGSVALTSQITLHKVLFVPAFKFNLIFISSMTTHLNSLIAFTASSCLLQDLSMKRPLVIGKIKGGLYLLCSHCLDNGSSISNIYVTSTLLPHYDVNTLQCQFL, via the exons ATGGTCACCTCATGGGTCCTTAATTCCCTTTCGAAGGATATCGCAGATAGTGTTGAGTATGCAAATGATGCTGTTGAATTATGGACAGAATTAGAAGATCGTTACAAGCAAACTAATGGTGCTATACTGTATCagatccaaaaagaaataaatgatCTAACTCAGAGAGATCTCGATATCACAAACTACTACACCAAAATGAAGAAACTTTGGAAAGAATTGAGCAATCTGAGTATGAAAGTACAGTGCAATTGCCAGTGTAATTGTGGTGCCAAGGAAAAATTATACAAGGCAGAGCAGGATAGGCGCTTGATCCAATTTCTTATGGGACTGAACGAGATATATACAATA GGAAATACCAATTCTAACACTCAAGGGAATGCTAACTTCAGAATAAACTATCGTGCAAATAACCAGTCCATTGGAGGAAGAACTTCACGTCCTTTTGGAGATTATTGCAAAACCATAGGACACACTAGAGATAGATATTACAAACTACACGGCTATCCCCAGAACTACACTCTAGGTCCTAGCATTAATACCAAAGGAAAATATTTCATGGCTAATGCACATGTCGCACCCACTGAGGAGTTGTCTGTTAAGGAAGATGGTTCAATCTTACAGGACAAGCAGCACAATATGGCAACTATTGGAATAACAAAGGAGCAGTATGGTCAGTTAGTAAACCTGCTTCAGCACCTTCAAGGTACCAATGGAGAGGACTCTGATGACACTCACCTGAGCAATGGAGCAGTCAATTTTGCAGGTATTATGGCCTGCTCCTTTTCTGTTAGTCATGGTAATTCTCATTGTAAATGTTTCAGAACTATGTCTGACACATGGATAGTGGATTCTGGTGCCTCACGCCACTTGACATACAATAAATCTATTTTCCTTGAAATTAGACCTTTGTACTATCCTCTGTTAGTTGCACTTTCAAACGGTTATAAGGTCAAAGTGACAGAAATTGGCAGTGTTGCACTTACATCTCAAATCACCTTGCACAAAGTTCTCTTTGTCCCCGCTTTCAAGTTCAACCTCATTTTTATCTCCTCTATGACTACACATCTAAACTCTCTGATTGCCTTTACTGCTTCTTCATGTCTACTGCAGGACCTTTCAATGAAAAGGCCTCTAGTGATTGGTAAGATCAAGGGTGGTCTGTATCTCCTATGTTCTCACTGCTTGGATAATGGTAGCTCAATTTCTAATATTTATGTTACCTCTACTCTACTTCCTCATTATGATGTAAATACTCTACAATGTCAATTTCTTTGA